GGTTTCGACCTGCGCCTGCGCTTCATCAGTCAGACCACCGTGCAGCTCCTGCGGATCCCGACCGTCGCTGTTGACCACAATCGACACATTGGTGAGGTCCAAGTCCTGCAGCGTCAGCGCGCCATCTTCGGACCACAGGGTGAAGTTGAGGTTGTTGACGGTCCCTTCGGTGCTGTCCGGTACCTGTCCGAATTGCACGTGGGCGTCATAGTTTTCGGAGACAGTGGCGCCGTTATCCAGCGTGTTCTCAGAATTGGCGGATGCACTGTGGCGGGTCACCGGCAACGCGTTTTCATCCGGGTAGAAGTGCAGTGCATCGGTGCGGCCGTCGTCGCTCAGGTTGAAGAACATGCCGTCGAGATCAGCCTCCTGGCCGTCAAAGGTGGTTGGATCCAGTTTCACGAACAGCTCACCGCCGGGCGTCTGCGTGACGGACACGTCCACCTGGCTGCCGCCTTCTTCGCCTAGGGTGAAAGTGATGGTGGTCTTGCCATCGTCGGTGTTTTCGCCGCCGCCCCCTGTACCACCGGTGCCGCCGGTTCCGCCCGTGCCTCCGGAGCCGCAATGGCCACCGCTGCCCCATCCGCTGGTTCCACCAGAACCGTGAGTCCCGCCAGAACCGTGGGTGCCAACAGAACCATGCGTTCCGCCAGAGCCGCGGGTTCCTCCAGAGCCATCGGACGCGCAATCGTCATCTTCGTTGCGACCATGGTCCCACCAGTTCTTGCCACCGTGGTTCCACCAATCCTTGCCGCCGTGATGGCCTTTCGAGCCGCCACCGGTGCCGCCGCCTGATCCGCGACCTGTGCCTTCTCCCGTGCCGCAGCCGTCCTTGCCACCCGATCCCCGGGCGCCGCCAGAGCCTTTGGTTCCGCCGGAGCCCTTACTGCCACCGGTCCCCTTGCTGCCGCCCGTGCCGTGATCGTCCTTTTCGTCGCGGTCCCACCAGTTTTTATGGCCTTTGCCGCCGTGGCCAAACCGGTCGGACAGATGTCCGTCATACCAGCGCGCGAAGTGTTCGCCGCGCACGCCGCCATTGTGGTAGCTGTTGCTGCCGCAGGCGTCCTTGCCGCTGCTTTTTCCCCAACCGGACCAGCCTTTGTGCGAAAAATGTCCCCAAGTCATATTGTCACCCCTACGATCTGAAATGATGCGTTTCGGCAGGCGCAAAATGGGAGGCGTGCCGCTCAACGGTGAACATATGAAACACGCTGGGGTGGAACAAATTTTCGTCTCATTTTAGTCAAATTCGCGCGTGCATCAGATATTTCAGGAAACAAAGCCATCCTGAGGGCTCTTATTGTTCTGCGAATGAAGTGGTTCAAATATTCAATCATAGCGAGTGGCGCCCGAATCGGTCCGTTTTCCGGGCCTTTGCCCTTGTTTGTCCCGAAAACCGCCGTTTTCTGCTGTCAGGACAGGTGCAAAGTCGCTGAGGTGAAGAGGGACAGACGTGGCGGACGGCAGTTTTGAGGATCGCAAGGCCTATATCTCGGCCAAGGCCGAGGTGGTTCTGGGCGCGGCCCCCGAACGGATTTCTGCACCAGGAGGCAATTCACGCTCATCCTTGCGGCTGCATTATCCAGATCACAACGTGATTGCCACGCTGCGGCCCGATTTCCGCCGCACCCACTTAGAGGCCCATGTACTTGAGGAACTAGCGCCCCATTGTGACGATATTCCGCAGGTTCTGGGGGTCAGCGATGATGTGATGTTCCAATCCGACACCGGCGAGATGCGTCTGAATGCAGAGATCATGGAACAGGACCCAGTGGATCAGGTCGAACTGGCCGCCGAGGCGGTGGCGGCGATCTTCCGGATCCAGGCCGCCGGGCGGCAAACCAACCTGGCGGAAATGCTGCCGCATCTGGGATCGAACACGGATTGGGTCACCTCCTTTGTCGGTTCGGTGACCGCGATGGAGCCCTATTCGGTGGGCATCTCCCGCCAGTTCGATATGGCGGCTGTGGCAGAGCGGATGGATTACCCCGGTGTGCAGTTCCTGAAATGGGATTGCCGGTCGGGCAATGCCGCCATCGGCGACGACGGATACCTGCGCTGGTTCGATTTCGAATACGCCGGACTACGCCACGGGGCCGAGGATCTGGCCTGGCTGATTGCCGATGAAACCTGGCCAATCGCCCCCGATGTGATGGCCGATATCGTGATCGAGAATTTCGACCCCGACTGTGGTCACGACATCGCCGACTACATGGATTACCTGTCGGTCTACACGACGCTGCATTGCGTACAGCGCCTGAAGCTGATCGAGCAGGAGGTTAAACGCCGCGGCTGGCTACGCAAGGAGCGGGTGCGCAAATACGATGATGCGGGCGTGCACCCTGATTTCGCGGTGCAGCTGTGCCGGGTCGGGGCCTATTACTCGGCGCAATCGCCGTTGACGGCGCCGCTGACCCGTAATTTCGAGGCAGCTGAGCGCAGCTTTTCCTCGGCGGTTTGACGCGCCGCTGCGCGGTTACAGTCCCATCTGCCGCACCGCCAGATCGCGCATGATTTCCTCGGATCCGCCTCCGATGGCCATCACCTTGACCTCTCGGTAGATACGTTCGATCCGGTTGCCGCGCAGATAGCCCGCACCACCGAGTATCTGCATCGCTTCGGAGGCGCAGAACTCGCAGGCTTTGGAGGTGAACACCTTCGCCTTGCAGATTTCGGCCACCGGCATCCGCCCCTCGTTCACCTGCCAGCAGATCGTGTTGAGCGTGGCCTCTACCGCGTCGATCCGGGCCGAGATATCGGCGATCTTGTGGCGGATCACCTGATGGCGGATCAGCGGCTTGCCAAAGGTCTGCCGCTCCTGTGCCCAGGCGATACTGTCCTCAAGGCAGGTTTTCATCATGCCCAGCATACCGGCGATCAGCCCGACCCGTTCGAGGTTGAAATTCTCCATCACCGCCAGAAAGCCATGATTTTCCGGCCCCATCATCCGGTCGGCGGGCAGGCGGACGTCATCGAGGAACAGCGTTGCCTGATCCGAGCACCACCAGCCCATTTTCCGGCTCAGCGCGCTGCGGGTGAACCCCGGGGTGTCCGCTTCGACAAAGAACAGCGAAATCCCCTCCAGCCCCGGCCCACCAGTGCGGGCAGGAATGACGAAATACTCCGACGTCATGCCGCCGGTGATGAAGGTCTTGCTGCCGCTCAGCACCCAGTGATTGCCATCCCGCCGCGCCGTGGTCGTGATATTGGCGACGTCCGATCCGCCGCCCGGCTCCGTCACCGCAAGCGAAGACCCTTTGCGCCCCGCGATCACCTCCGGCAGCACCTGCATCTTGATTTCTTCGCTGGCCAGCCGGGCAATGGGATCAAGCGAGATCTGACGCCCACCCATGGCCGCCGCGACACCGCCCGCGCCGCAGCGGGCGATTTCCTCGCTGTAGGCGGCACGCATGAAGCAGTCGTCAAAGCCAAGCCCGCCGTATTTCTCGTCGATGCCAAAACCCCATACGCCCAGCGCCCCGGTTTTCTGGTGCAGCTCCCAGGGGATTTTCCCGGCTTCGTCCCAGTCATCGCAGAAGGGAGTGATTTCCTGCGCCACAAAGCTCCGCAGGCTCTCGCGGAAGGCACGGCGCTCTTCGGTGTCAAAGGGGCTTTGCATGCGGTTTACTCCTTGGGGCCGGGGCGGGTCGCCAGATGCGGCGACACGATGCGGGCGAACAGATCGACCATCTTGGTGATGATCTCGGGGTCGCGTTCGTAGGGTGCCTGACTGTGCAGCCCGCGCATAAAGCTGCGGCAGATCGACCAGAGCAACGCCAGATCCTCGCCCGAGGACGCGGTGTATAGATTGGCAATATTGCGGTTGAAGGCGTCGTTATAATCCCAGAGCGAGGGGGTGATGCGCGTGCGCAGGGTTTCATCCGTGCGCGAGGCGACGAGGATTTCCATCACCGCGCGCCCTTCACGGGTGTTGATCACCCGGGCCCACAGACGGTGCAGCTCGGCGGGCAAATCCTGTGCCGCGCCGCCCTTGCGCAGCATATGGCCGCTTTCGCTCGCCTGTTCCGGGCCGCGCACCGGCGCCAGAAGATGTTCCAGCGTGCGCACCATCATTTCCTCTTTCGAAGGAAAGTGATGGGTCAGCGCCCCGCGTGACACACCAGCGGCGGTCTGTACCCGGTTGATCGAGGTTTCCGCGTATCCCGACTGGTCCAGACAGTCCGTGACCGCATCGAAAATCCGCTGCCGGGTCTTGTCTGCCCGCGTTTCGGTTCGCGTTGTGCCCGCAGCGCCGGGCGCGGTGACGTCGGGTTGGTCTTCGGTTTTCTGTGTCATGCGCCTATCCTTTGAGGAATCGTAAAACAGAACGTTCGGTCGGTTCAATCGTGGAAGGGCTCGCCGGACGTAGCGGAATTTCAATTGGGAGGAGGGCATCCATGCAGCAGGCAGAGGATTTTCGTGCCGAAAGCCGGGCGCTGGCGGCGATACTGGAGGATCTGCCGGAAGAGGCGTTTCACAGGCCGACGCAGTTCAAAGACTGGACCATCGATCACGTGCTGGGCCACCTGCACCTGTTCAACGTGGCGGCAGAAACCTCGCTCAAGGGGGAGGAGGCCTTTGCCGCATTCATCGGCCCGATCGTGCAGGACATGCAATCGGGCAAGACGATCCTGCAGTGCCAGTTCCCTTGGCTCGACGGGTTGTCGGGACGGGCGCTGTTCGAGGCCTGGAAGGCTGGCGCGGAAACCTGCGCCGATGCTTTTGCTGTGGCCGATCCCAAGGCGCGGGTGAAATGGGTCGGCCCGGACATGAGCGCGCTGTCCTCGATCACCGCACGGCAGATGGAAACCTGGGCGCATGGTCAGGAGGTTTTTGACCTTCTAGGGCTGGAGCGGGTGGAGCAGGACCGGATCCGCAATATCGCCCATCTTGGCGTTGCGACTTATGGCTGGACCTTCCTAAACCGGGGAGAAGAGGTGCCCGACCCCGCGCCATTCGTGCAGCTAACCGGACCGTCTTCGGCGGTCTGGGAATGGAACACGCCGCAAGAGGACAACCGGGTTGTCGGATCTGCGGTGGAGTTCGCGCAGGTGGTCACGCAGGTGCGCAATATCGAAGACACCGCGCTGGAGGTGACAGGGGCGACCGCGACGCGCTGGATGGAGATCGCCCAGTGTTTTGCTGGCCCGCCCGAAATGCCCCCCTCAAAAGGGGCTCGTCACAAGGTCTGATCGCTTGCCGCGCCCTCGGCCCTTTGTTCTGTGAGCGGGCAGGGGGCTGGCGCGACGGTGGAGGCTAGTCGTCTTCTTTGCGCAAGCTGCGCCAGGCCCGGGTCAACCCGGCCAATGTCATGCGTTCCGCGTCTGCAATGGTGACCGGCAGCCCCTGCATTTCCAATGCAGCGGCATAGGGGCGGGCGGTCTCCTTTTCACCGATCAGCGCCAGATTTTGCCCTAGCCAGTAAGGGCGGGCGGCGGCCAGTTCGGCGCCCAGCACGGCGCCCCAGATCCGCCCGGTGGCCTCTTCCGGGGTGCAGCTGCCGCCATGCATGGCTGCCTTGGCTTCGGCCAATCGCGCGGCCATCAGTTCCGGCTTTGACATGGTGTCGGCTACGGTTCCGGTCAGCTCACTCGCTGCCCAGTCCTGCACCTGCAATCCAGCCATGGCGCAGGCGGATTCGGCCAGTTCCACGGTCAGGAAGCTTTGAAAACTGACGACTTCATCTGCGCTGATCAGAGCCCAGTGAGTGGTCTTGCCGGGTAGACAAAGAACCCCGTCCCAGGACGGATTGAGCGCCAGAAACCCGGCGATGCAGGTTTCGGCGCCCTGCATGATGGCAGGCGGCGCCTTTTGCGCCAGCCCGGGCAGTGTGATGAGCACGGTTTCCGGGGGCAGGGCGCTGCCTTGTGGGGCCAATGGCATCTGGTCCGGGCGCGTCGGGACGGCCTGCGGTGCGGCCAGGCCGGTGCCACAGGCGACAATTGGCAGTTGCGATGCAGTCAGCTCGCCGCACAGCGCGGCATGGATCTCGGACAAGCCCGGATCGTTGCTGCCCTGCGGCAGATGTGCCTTGCGGCGAGCGCCGGGCGTGTCCCCGGACATGGCCCAGAAAGTCCACTCCGTGCCCTGCGCCTCGGCAGCGATCCAGTTGTCGGACTGAAAAAGAGACGATCTATCTGCAGCCATGGTCATCCGCGCCTTCCGTCTGTTTTGGAATGGCGCGCATAAAGACGCGATTCCCGCCAACAGGCAAGCAGGCGACCATCAATGTTGCTGGCGCGGCGTTTGATCGCCCCGAAAAGCGGCCACACCTATCCGCAGGTCTTGGGGTACTATCCAAAAGGTGAGGGGGGGATGACCGGAAGAGACGCCAAGCGGTGGCCGGTTTCCGCTGGACAGAGTTGGGAAATATTCAAATCAGGCTATATTGTAAAAGCAGCCTGCAGCGTTTCGTAGGGCTGCCTGGCCAAGCGGCGCACCCGCGTACAACGCACGGATGAAATGCCGGGACGCTCTGCCCGGATGCACCACAGAGGCCATGTCAGGGGCCAAGACAATGCCCTCTGACTGTGGTGTTGAGTGTGTTTTGAGTGGGGCTTGTGTTATGACCCGGCATCTGAACCTTGAAAATGCAATTTTCGTCCAATATGCCGCGCAAAGGCTGGCCGAGCTTGGGCATTCTTCGGCAGAGATCTTTCGTGCGGTGCCTTTTGGCCAGAGTCTTGTTGGCCAAGAAGAGCCCTATACCGACAGCCGTTCGATCGCATCGTTCTTTCAGCATGCGGCGAAAATCAGCGAGATTGATCTCTTCGGACTACGGTTCGGGCAGCAGACCGATCTGCGCAAGGCCGGGCTTCTGGGGTATCTGGCCCTGTGTGCGCCGCAGGTGCTGGGGTTTCTGTCGAACCTGTCGGACTACGCCCGCCTATTCGGAGAGGCCCTGCATTTCGATCGCTCCCAGCTTGCTGAAACCGGTGCGCTGACCTGGACCTATGCGGTGGATGCAGGCACTCGCCCCGAGATCCGCGGAGGAGAGAGCCGAGTGCGCACATCTGCTCCAGACACGGCGGGGATCGAGCTAAGCGGACAATACGTGGAATTCCTCGTGGCACTGATCCTGTCGAACCTGCGCCGGTCCAGCCAGACCCGTATCCGGCTGCGGCAGGTGGCGTTCTGCCATCACCGTTTGTCCGGCGCCGCCGAGATGGAAGAGTTCTTTGGCTGCCGTGTCCAGTTTGGTGCGCCTGAAAACCTGTTACGGTTCGAAACCGATGATCTGACGCGGGAGCTTGCGACAGGTGACCCGATCCTGTTGCGCATCTTGCTGCAATGCGCCGCGTCGCAGATGAAGACCATGATGGCCGGGGAGAGAGATATCGCATCGCAAGTTGAGCAGAGCATTTCGCGTCGACTTGCCTCAGGGACGGCTGCGCTGGAGACCGTGGCGCAGGACCTTGGCATGAGTCCCCGTACCTTGTCGCGCAAGCTGGGCGATCAGGGTACCAGTTATTTCGAAATTCTGGAAAAGCTGCGCGAGGAAATGGCCACGCAATATCTGTTGCACAGCGA
This genomic stretch from Phaeobacter gallaeciensis harbors:
- a CDS encoding acyl-CoA dehydrogenase family protein → MQSPFDTEERRAFRESLRSFVAQEITPFCDDWDEAGKIPWELHQKTGALGVWGFGIDEKYGGLGFDDCFMRAAYSEEIARCGAGGVAAAMGGRQISLDPIARLASEEIKMQVLPEVIAGRKGSSLAVTEPGGGSDVANITTTARRDGNHWVLSGSKTFITGGMTSEYFVIPARTGGPGLEGISLFFVEADTPGFTRSALSRKMGWWCSDQATLFLDDVRLPADRMMGPENHGFLAVMENFNLERVGLIAGMLGMMKTCLEDSIAWAQERQTFGKPLIRHQVIRHKIADISARIDAVEATLNTICWQVNEGRMPVAEICKAKVFTSKACEFCASEAMQILGGAGYLRGNRIERIYREVKVMAIGGGSEEIMRDLAVRQMGL
- a CDS encoding TetR/AcrR family transcriptional regulator, which produces MTQKTEDQPDVTAPGAAGTTRTETRADKTRQRIFDAVTDCLDQSGYAETSINRVQTAAGVSRGALTHHFPSKEEMMVRTLEHLLAPVRGPEQASESGHMLRKGGAAQDLPAELHRLWARVINTREGRAVMEILVASRTDETLRTRITPSLWDYNDAFNRNIANLYTASSGEDLALLWSICRSFMRGLHSQAPYERDPEIITKMVDLFARIVSPHLATRPGPKE
- a CDS encoding TIGR03084 family metal-binding protein, with translation MQQAEDFRAESRALAAILEDLPEEAFHRPTQFKDWTIDHVLGHLHLFNVAAETSLKGEEAFAAFIGPIVQDMQSGKTILQCQFPWLDGLSGRALFEAWKAGAETCADAFAVADPKARVKWVGPDMSALSSITARQMETWAHGQEVFDLLGLERVEQDRIRNIAHLGVATYGWTFLNRGEEVPDPAPFVQLTGPSSAVWEWNTPQEDNRVVGSAVEFAQVVTQVRNIEDTALEVTGATATRWMEIAQCFAGPPEMPPSKGARHKV
- a CDS encoding 2-dehydro-3-deoxygalactonokinase, with amino-acid sequence MAADRSSLFQSDNWIAAEAQGTEWTFWAMSGDTPGARRKAHLPQGSNDPGLSEIHAALCGELTASQLPIVACGTGLAAPQAVPTRPDQMPLAPQGSALPPETVLITLPGLAQKAPPAIMQGAETCIAGFLALNPSWDGVLCLPGKTTHWALISADEVVSFQSFLTVELAESACAMAGLQVQDWAASELTGTVADTMSKPELMAARLAEAKAAMHGGSCTPEEATGRIWGAVLGAELAAARPYWLGQNLALIGEKETARPYAAALEMQGLPVTIADAERMTLAGLTRAWRSLRKEDD
- a CDS encoding AraC family transcriptional regulator → MTRHLNLENAIFVQYAAQRLAELGHSSAEIFRAVPFGQSLVGQEEPYTDSRSIASFFQHAAKISEIDLFGLRFGQQTDLRKAGLLGYLALCAPQVLGFLSNLSDYARLFGEALHFDRSQLAETGALTWTYAVDAGTRPEIRGGESRVRTSAPDTAGIELSGQYVEFLVALILSNLRRSSQTRIRLRQVAFCHHRLSGAAEMEEFFGCRVQFGAPENLLRFETDDLTRELATGDPILLRILLQCAASQMKTMMAGERDIASQVEQSISRRLASGTAALETVAQDLGMSPRTLSRKLGDQGTSYFEILEKLREEMATQYLLHSELVLAEIAHLLGYRGLSSFNDAFKRWTGKSPGKFRSGS